A stretch of Jatrophihabitans sp. DNA encodes these proteins:
- a CDS encoding YnfA family protein: MTIARSILLFVLAAVAEIGGAWLVWQGVRESKGLAFVAAGIVALGAYGFVATLQPDANFGRILAAYGGIFIAGSLLWGMVVDGFKPDRWDLWGAAICLIGVAVIMYAPRAGALEA; this comes from the coding sequence GTGACCATCGCCCGCTCGATCCTGCTGTTCGTGCTAGCGGCGGTGGCCGAGATCGGCGGCGCCTGGCTGGTCTGGCAGGGCGTCCGCGAGAGCAAGGGACTGGCATTCGTCGCCGCCGGCATCGTCGCGCTCGGCGCCTACGGCTTCGTCGCCACGCTGCAGCCGGACGCCAACTTCGGGCGCATCCTCGCCGCTTACGGCGGCATCTTCATCGCCGGCAGCCTGCTCTGGGGCATGGTCGTGGACGGCTTCAAGCCCGACCGGTGGGACCTGTGGGGCGCGGCCATCTGCCTCATCGGCGTGGCCGTGATCATGTACGCACCGCGCGCCGGCGCACTGGAGGCATGA
- a CDS encoding MauE/DoxX family redox-associated membrane protein produces the protein MAVAAFFDALAVLLAGTLLCAGMTKLAVPSHLSRAIGELVPAVGSRAMVLARLVAVAEISTALALSVPMARGAGAAAGVVLGATFAGAGILASSRGLGTPCGCFGRAGGRSLGARNVVFGFILAGLSALLFRGGSGGWAAPEGLPMLGTAAAAAVLAGWLYRDMIRDLAPSLGLRGRKVSQN, from the coding sequence ATGGCGGTAGCCGCATTCTTTGACGCTCTCGCCGTTCTGCTCGCCGGCACCCTCCTTTGTGCTGGGATGACGAAGCTGGCGGTCCCGTCGCATCTGAGCCGGGCCATCGGTGAGTTGGTGCCTGCGGTGGGGTCGCGCGCGATGGTGCTGGCCCGCTTGGTGGCGGTGGCCGAGATCAGTACGGCGCTCGCCCTGTCGGTGCCGATGGCACGCGGGGCAGGCGCTGCCGCTGGAGTGGTGCTCGGTGCCACGTTCGCCGGTGCCGGCATCCTCGCTTCGAGCCGCGGGCTCGGCACGCCCTGCGGTTGCTTCGGCCGGGCCGGTGGCCGGTCGCTGGGAGCACGAAACGTGGTCTTCGGCTTCATACTCGCTGGCTTGTCGGCGTTGTTGTTCCGGGGCGGCTCCGGTGGTTGGGCGGCGCCTGAGGGTCTCCCCATGCTGGGCACGGCTGCGGCGGCAGCGGTGCTCGCCGGATGGCTGTACCGGGACATGATCAGGGACCTGGCTCCCTCACTCGGGTTGCGTGGCCGCAAAGTCTCACAGAATTAG
- a CDS encoding DinB family protein — MVETTPSRPPDFETQREPVPRVDTGELDTALAFLDFVRSCVLKKAAGLTEEQLRRAVVPSGTSILGLIQHLTVGERFWFGHQLAGIGEDADFDFDMAVPADRGGAEVIADYRAAIEESNELIRRVGDPEARVVVPIDGEYLSLRWVIAHATGEATRHAGHADILRELIDGATGR, encoded by the coding sequence ATGGTCGAAACCACACCAAGCCGGCCGCCGGACTTCGAGACCCAACGCGAGCCCGTCCCGCGCGTCGACACCGGCGAACTCGACACCGCGCTGGCCTTCCTGGACTTCGTCCGGTCCTGCGTGCTCAAGAAGGCGGCCGGTCTCACCGAGGAGCAACTGCGCCGGGCCGTCGTCCCGAGTGGCACCTCGATCCTGGGCTTGATCCAGCACCTGACCGTGGGCGAACGGTTCTGGTTCGGACACCAGCTCGCCGGCATCGGCGAGGACGCCGATTTCGACTTCGACATGGCGGTCCCTGCCGACCGCGGCGGGGCCGAGGTCATCGCCGATTACCGTGCCGCGATCGAGGAGAGCAACGAGCTGATCCGCCGCGTCGGTGACCCCGAGGCTCGCGTGGTGGTGCCGATCGACGGCGAATACCTCAGCCTGCGCTGGGTGATCGCGCACGCCACCGGTGAGGCGACCCGGCACGCGGGCCATGCCGACATCCTCCGCGAGCTGATCGACGGCGCCACCGGCCGCTGA
- a CDS encoding glutamate--tRNA ligase family protein produces the protein MSNLRATALDRADVDQLFPSDLPSPADWERAYPPRDLPSGAQVTRFGPSPTGFVHIGGLYAAHISQDVARHSGGVYFVRIEDTDQSREVEGALVQFDRAFSYFGLHSDEDDVTGGYGPYRQSERARIYETYARELMRTGQAYPCFATAEELAGITERQNAAKEAPGYYGKWAIWRDADPDRVRAMLDAGTPYVIRLRAPDDPGRITFTDVVRGERELDGNRNDAVLLKSSDRSPRLPTYHFAHAVDDHLMRVTTVVRGDEWFSSIPLHVQLFEALGFDRLDYAHIAPLSKPVKGGRRKLSKRKDVEASVDFYIEAGYPAEAVLYYLRGLANGRLAELPEPEALSTPIRLDLLGVAGPLVDLVKLEDISADHIGTMADRAVYDELLVWATAYDPELAVVLRAEQEQALRALSVERGGVANPRKDLRKWSDFRAHYAFFFTALFQPVTGFDDERVQALGVDADAGAAFVRLLVERYRADPDSDAWFAQIRSAAAEAGFAASAAERRADPDRYAGVFKDAAQLVRVAITGSPRSPDLHAISEVIGAQEFLRRLTPLVSHPPGDQPPRAG, from the coding sequence ATGTCCAATCTGCGTGCGACGGCCCTGGACCGAGCAGACGTCGATCAGCTGTTCCCCTCCGACCTTCCGTCGCCGGCCGACTGGGAGCGCGCCTACCCGCCCCGTGACCTGCCCAGCGGCGCGCAGGTCACCCGGTTCGGGCCCTCACCCACCGGGTTCGTGCACATCGGCGGCCTCTACGCCGCGCACATCAGCCAGGACGTCGCCCGCCACTCCGGCGGCGTCTACTTCGTCCGGATCGAGGACACCGACCAGTCCCGTGAGGTCGAGGGCGCCCTCGTCCAGTTCGACCGGGCCTTCAGCTACTTCGGCCTGCACTCCGACGAGGACGACGTCACCGGGGGCTACGGGCCCTACCGGCAGTCCGAGCGCGCTCGCATCTATGAGACCTACGCCCGCGAGCTGATGCGCACCGGTCAGGCCTACCCGTGCTTCGCCACGGCCGAGGAGCTTGCCGGGATCACCGAGCGCCAGAACGCGGCCAAGGAGGCGCCGGGTTACTACGGCAAGTGGGCGATCTGGCGTGACGCCGACCCCGACCGGGTGCGCGCGATGCTGGACGCTGGCACGCCCTACGTCATTCGGCTGCGCGCCCCCGATGACCCGGGCCGGATCACGTTCACCGACGTGGTGCGCGGTGAGCGTGAGCTGGACGGCAACCGCAACGACGCCGTTCTCCTCAAGTCCTCCGACCGCTCGCCGCGGTTGCCGACCTATCACTTCGCCCACGCCGTCGATGACCACCTGATGCGGGTGACCACGGTGGTGCGCGGTGACGAGTGGTTCTCCTCCATCCCGTTGCACGTGCAGCTGTTCGAGGCGCTCGGGTTCGACCGGCTGGACTACGCCCACATCGCGCCGCTGTCCAAGCCGGTCAAGGGCGGCCGGCGCAAGCTGTCCAAGCGCAAGGACGTCGAGGCCAGCGTCGACTTCTACATCGAGGCCGGCTACCCGGCTGAGGCGGTGCTCTACTACCTGCGCGGCCTGGCCAACGGCCGGCTGGCCGAGCTGCCCGAGCCCGAAGCGCTCAGCACGCCCATCCGGCTGGACCTGCTCGGCGTCGCCGGCCCGCTCGTGGACCTGGTCAAGCTCGAGGACATCAGCGCCGATCACATCGGCACGATGGCGGACCGGGCCGTGTACGACGAGCTGCTGGTGTGGGCGACGGCGTATGACCCGGAGCTGGCCGTGGTGCTGCGCGCCGAGCAGGAGCAGGCGCTGCGGGCGCTGTCGGTCGAGCGCGGCGGCGTGGCCAACCCGCGCAAGGACCTGCGCAAGTGGAGCGACTTCCGCGCCCACTACGCCTTCTTCTTCACCGCGCTGTTCCAACCGGTGACGGGATTCGACGATGAGCGCGTGCAGGCCCTCGGAGTGGACGCCGACGCGGGCGCGGCCTTCGTGCGGCTGCTGGTGGAGCGCTATCGCGCCGATCCGGACTCAGACGCCTGGTTCGCCCAGATCCGGTCGGCGGCCGCCGAGGCCGGGTTCGCGGCCAGTGCCGCCGAGCGCCGGGCCGATCCCGATCGCTACGCGGGGGTTTTCAAGGACGCTGCGCAGCTCGTCCGGGTCGCGATCACCGGATCGCCCCGCAGCCCGGACCTGCACGCGATCAGCGAGGTGATCGGGGCGCAGGAGTTCCTGCGGCGGCTCACCCCCTTGGTGAGCCACCCACCCGGTGACCAGCCACCACGCGCTGGCTAG
- a CDS encoding DeoR/GlpR family DNA-binding transcription regulator, which produces MARNASRSTGRADSDNGRSPYSPQRQQAIISTLRTSGRVDAADMARRLRVTSETVRKDIIQLERQGLLRRVHGGAVPIGELHYEPAVTARTEYAAEKDRIATAALAHLPSSGSVFIDAGSTTARLAALLSDDRELTVFTTALPIALTLLARPHLTVFVIGGRLRSRTVATVGSWAARMLAEINVDVAFLGTNGIRVDRGLTTPDHEEAAIKRLMLKAARRRVLLADHSKVGQLSVCQHADLADIDLFLTDTGLAPDDLAALRATGLTVELT; this is translated from the coding sequence GTGGCCCGTAACGCGAGCAGGTCTACCGGGCGGGCGGACTCCGACAACGGTCGCAGTCCGTACTCGCCGCAACGGCAGCAAGCGATCATCTCCACCCTCCGGACGTCCGGACGGGTCGACGCGGCCGACATGGCACGCAGGTTGCGGGTCACCAGCGAGACCGTCCGCAAGGACATCATTCAGCTCGAGCGGCAGGGATTGCTGCGCCGGGTGCACGGGGGAGCGGTGCCGATCGGCGAGCTGCACTACGAACCGGCGGTGACCGCCCGGACGGAATACGCCGCGGAGAAGGACCGCATCGCCACCGCGGCGCTGGCACACCTGCCCTCATCCGGCTCGGTGTTCATCGATGCCGGGTCCACCACCGCTCGGCTGGCCGCGTTGCTGTCCGATGACCGTGAGCTCACGGTGTTCACCACTGCCCTGCCCATCGCCCTGACGCTGCTGGCGCGGCCACATCTGACGGTGTTCGTGATCGGTGGCCGGTTGCGCAGCCGGACGGTCGCCACCGTCGGCAGCTGGGCGGCCCGGATGCTGGCTGAGATCAACGTCGACGTGGCCTTTCTCGGTACGAACGGCATCCGCGTCGACCGCGGCCTGACCACGCCCGATCACGAGGAGGCGGCGATCAAGCGGCTCATGCTGAAGGCAGCCCGGCGCAGGGTGCTGCTCGCCGATCACAGCAAGGTCGGGCAGCTGAGCGTCTGCCAGCACGCCGACCTCGCCGACATCGACCTTTTTCTCACCGACACCGGGCTGGCCCCCGACGACCTCGCGGCCCTCCGAGCGACCGGACTCACCGTGGAGCTGACGTGA
- a CDS encoding class II fructose-bisphosphate aldolase, with protein sequence MPLASTRQIVDAARKAGRGVAAFNVITLEHAEAIAAGAEAAGTPVILQISENAVAYHHGNVFPIAAASAAVAAGAAVDLSLHLDHVEDQQLLHRAADAGFSSVMYDASKLDFADNVTATRDAARWGRAHGLYVEAELGAVGGKGGAHTPGVRTDPDEAARFVADTEVDALAVAVGSSHAMTERTASLDLDLITRIGEVVPVPLVLHGSSGVPDPDLQAAVRSGIVKVNIGTILNVAFTGAIRQALTDGSLVDPRKYLTPARADLAAVVARLAATVSRPA encoded by the coding sequence ATGCCGCTGGCATCGACCCGCCAGATCGTGGACGCCGCCCGGAAGGCAGGTCGGGGCGTCGCGGCCTTCAACGTCATCACCCTCGAGCACGCCGAGGCGATCGCCGCCGGCGCGGAGGCAGCCGGCACGCCGGTGATCCTGCAGATCAGCGAGAACGCCGTCGCCTACCACCATGGAAATGTGTTTCCGATCGCGGCGGCGTCCGCCGCGGTCGCTGCCGGCGCCGCGGTCGACCTGTCACTGCACCTGGACCACGTCGAGGACCAGCAGTTGCTGCATCGCGCCGCGGACGCGGGATTCAGCTCGGTGATGTATGACGCTTCCAAGCTGGACTTCGCCGACAACGTCACCGCCACCCGCGACGCGGCCCGCTGGGGCCGGGCTCACGGGCTCTACGTCGAGGCCGAGCTCGGGGCGGTGGGCGGCAAGGGTGGCGCGCACACCCCGGGGGTGCGGACCGATCCCGACGAGGCAGCGCGGTTCGTCGCCGACACCGAGGTCGACGCGCTCGCCGTCGCGGTCGGCAGCTCGCACGCCATGACCGAGCGCACGGCGTCCCTCGACCTGGACCTCATCACCAGGATCGGTGAGGTGGTGCCCGTTCCGCTGGTGCTGCACGGCTCCTCCGGAGTGCCCGACCCCGACCTTCAGGCGGCGGTGCGCAGCGGCATCGTCAAGGTCAACATCGGAACGATCCTCAACGTCGCGTTCACCGGCGCGATCCGCCAAGCTCTCACCGACGGCTCGCTGGTCGATCCGCGCAAGTACCTCACCCCGGCTCGCGCTGACCTCGCCGCCGTCGTGGCGCGGCTGGCCGCGACGGTGTCCCGGCCGGCCTGA
- a CDS encoding FGGY family carbohydrate kinase, whose amino-acid sequence MDYLVGLDVGTTSSKAVVLDTGGAEVAHGRAPTSWHAAAAGGVQTEAPAVLESARRALAAALRKTPGGPIIAVGVASMGESGVLLDRDGDPIAPVIAWHDNRDEKEVRQLGETFGAEGFARRTGLPLRSQWSLTKHRWLIDHHAPSENAVRRLGIAEWVVRRLGGEEVSEESLASRTGWLQLEARDWWPEALEWSGMKASLLAPLVTAGTAVGRVSPTVGLDGLSGAVLTVAGHDHQAAAIGARAAAAGDVLDSCGTAEALIRTVLPGLDADAVLALTGAGITVGWHALPDHWCLLGGTQGGLVLQRVLTALGRTGSDLASLDPQALAADPAGVRISGDDPVGISGITEGTGPAQIWRAALEEVTRRAGVLDAAMTAVSGRGNKFIVTGGWARSAALLEIKRRAFGPLTHTDVREAGARGAAILAGVAAGVYRDVDHAQALTRAASS is encoded by the coding sequence ATGGACTATCTGGTCGGTCTCGATGTGGGCACCACCTCGAGCAAGGCTGTCGTCCTGGACACCGGCGGAGCGGAGGTGGCACACGGCCGCGCCCCGACCTCGTGGCACGCCGCCGCGGCCGGTGGCGTGCAGACCGAGGCGCCGGCCGTCCTCGAATCAGCCCGCCGCGCGCTCGCCGCGGCGCTGCGCAAGACCCCCGGTGGTCCGATCATCGCCGTGGGCGTCGCGAGCATGGGGGAGTCCGGGGTCCTGCTCGACCGCGACGGCGACCCGATCGCCCCGGTCATCGCCTGGCATGACAACCGGGACGAGAAGGAAGTGCGTCAGCTGGGCGAGACGTTCGGAGCCGAGGGCTTCGCACGCCGGACAGGTCTGCCGCTGCGCTCGCAGTGGAGTCTGACCAAGCACCGCTGGCTCATCGATCATCACGCTCCCAGCGAGAACGCCGTGCGGCGCCTGGGCATCGCGGAGTGGGTCGTCCGCCGGCTCGGCGGCGAGGAGGTCAGCGAGGAGTCGCTCGCCTCCCGGACTGGTTGGCTGCAGCTGGAGGCCCGGGACTGGTGGCCCGAGGCGCTGGAATGGTCCGGAATGAAGGCATCGCTGCTGGCCCCGCTGGTCACGGCCGGCACCGCGGTGGGCCGGGTCTCGCCCACGGTGGGCCTGGACGGCTTGAGCGGCGCTGTGCTGACGGTCGCCGGACACGATCATCAGGCCGCCGCCATCGGTGCGCGGGCCGCGGCCGCCGGCGACGTGCTGGACTCGTGCGGCACGGCAGAGGCTCTCATCCGGACGGTGCTGCCAGGACTGGACGCGGATGCGGTGCTGGCTCTGACCGGCGCGGGAATCACCGTCGGATGGCACGCGCTGCCCGACCACTGGTGCCTGCTCGGCGGCACTCAAGGTGGCTTGGTACTCCAACGGGTCCTGACCGCTCTCGGCAGGACCGGGTCGGACCTGGCCAGTCTTGACCCGCAGGCCCTCGCCGCCGATCCGGCAGGCGTGCGGATCAGCGGTGACGACCCGGTCGGCATCAGCGGCATCACCGAGGGAACGGGGCCCGCGCAGATCTGGCGCGCCGCTCTGGAAGAAGTCACCCGGCGGGCCGGGGTCCTCGACGCGGCCATGACAGCCGTCAGCGGCCGGGGCAACAAGTTCATCGTGACCGGCGGCTGGGCCCGCAGCGCGGCTCTGCTCGAGATCAAGCGGCGCGCGTTCGGACCGCTGACCCACACCGACGTGCGCGAGGCCGGCGCGCGCGGAGCGGCGATCCTGGCGGGCGTGGCGGCGGGTGTGTACCGCGACGTCGACCATGCCCAAGCGCTCACCAGGGCCGCGAGCTCCTAA
- a CDS encoding PhoX family phosphatase yields the protein MIQPYDDEADLNPATGTHLREVIASRVSRRSVLTGGAALAAGFFSSGLLAPAARAAAPRAAKKGLLGFTPIPLSRGDEVAVPPGYSARAFIPWGTPLLGDYPDFVPGANTADEQAQQVGAHHDGMHYFALHHGRKGSTHGLLVLNHEYVDEGYLQTGTLTVPPASGWTPEMVRKSQNAHGVSVVEIKESGGDWEVVRGRYNRRITANTPMTFAGPATGHRLLRTATDPAGTTPLGTFNNCAHGYTPWGTYLTCEENFNGYFRLDPGAYTAEQAANQGRYGIGGDRNRWATNDPRFVVTPTDPNEPNRFGWVVEVDPFDPHSTPVKRTALGRVKHEGATVHVSKGGRVVVYLGDDQVNEYLYKFVSAGNWKDLLREQGKSPLDEGTLYVAKVNDDGTGQWLPLVHGSGPLTAANGFADQGDVLVKTRLAATALGATPMDRPEWTAVDPITGTAYLTLTNNTSSAKVLSAANPRKPNVWGHILGWNEAGGDHAATSFRWELFLVAGQGRGSGDGSTIADSDAFGSPDGLWADPDGRLWIQTDGSQPSGANDQMLAADPGVRDAHGAPEVRRFFTGVTNGEVTGVVCTPDQRTMFVNIQHPGEGGGSTWPRLDGITTPRSATVVITKDDGGVIGS from the coding sequence ATGATCCAGCCTTACGACGACGAGGCCGACCTGAACCCGGCCACCGGCACCCACCTGCGCGAGGTGATCGCCTCCCGTGTCTCGCGCCGTTCGGTGTTGACCGGTGGCGCCGCGCTCGCGGCCGGGTTCTTCTCCAGCGGACTGCTCGCCCCTGCCGCGCGCGCCGCGGCGCCGCGGGCGGCGAAAAAGGGCCTACTCGGGTTCACACCGATCCCGCTCAGCCGCGGTGATGAGGTGGCGGTCCCGCCGGGTTACAGCGCGCGGGCGTTCATCCCGTGGGGCACGCCGCTGCTCGGCGACTACCCCGACTTCGTGCCCGGCGCCAACACCGCCGACGAGCAGGCCCAGCAGGTGGGTGCGCACCACGACGGCATGCACTACTTCGCGCTGCACCACGGTCGCAAGGGCAGCACCCACGGGCTGCTGGTGCTCAACCACGAGTACGTGGACGAGGGCTACCTGCAGACCGGCACGCTCACCGTCCCGCCCGCGAGCGGGTGGACGCCGGAGATGGTCCGCAAGTCGCAGAACGCGCACGGCGTCAGCGTGGTGGAGATCAAGGAGTCCGGCGGTGACTGGGAGGTGGTGCGCGGCCGGTACAACCGGCGGATCACCGCGAACACCCCGATGACCTTCGCCGGCCCGGCCACCGGGCACCGCCTGTTGCGGACCGCTACCGACCCGGCCGGCACGACGCCGCTGGGCACGTTCAACAACTGCGCGCACGGCTACACGCCGTGGGGCACGTACCTGACGTGCGAGGAGAACTTCAACGGCTACTTCCGCCTCGATCCCGGCGCCTACACCGCCGAGCAGGCCGCGAACCAGGGCCGCTACGGCATCGGCGGAGACCGCAACCGGTGGGCGACCAACGATCCGCGCTTCGTCGTCACCCCGACCGATCCGAACGAGCCCAACCGCTTCGGCTGGGTCGTCGAGGTCGACCCGTTCGATCCCCACTCCACCCCGGTCAAGCGCACCGCGCTCGGCCGGGTCAAGCACGAAGGCGCGACCGTGCACGTCAGCAAGGGCGGCCGGGTGGTCGTCTACCTGGGCGACGATCAGGTGAACGAGTACCTGTACAAGTTCGTCAGCGCCGGCAACTGGAAGGACCTGCTGCGCGAGCAGGGCAAGAGCCCGCTGGACGAGGGCACGCTCTACGTCGCGAAGGTCAACGACGACGGAACCGGTCAGTGGCTGCCCCTGGTGCACGGCAGCGGGCCGCTGACGGCAGCCAACGGCTTCGCCGACCAGGGCGACGTCCTGGTCAAGACCCGCCTTGCCGCGACCGCGCTGGGCGCGACGCCGATGGACCGGCCGGAGTGGACCGCGGTCGACCCGATCACTGGCACCGCCTACCTGACGCTGACCAACAACACCAGCTCGGCGAAGGTGCTCAGCGCGGCCAACCCGCGCAAGCCCAACGTCTGGGGCCACATCCTCGGCTGGAACGAGGCCGGCGGCGACCACGCGGCGACGTCCTTCAGGTGGGAGCTGTTCCTGGTGGCGGGGCAGGGCCGCGGCAGCGGCGACGGCTCGACCATCGCCGACTCCGACGCCTTCGGCTCGCCGGACGGCCTGTGGGCCGACCCGGACGGCCGGCTGTGGATCCAGACCGACGGTTCCCAGCCCAGCGGCGCCAACGACCAGATGCTGGCGGCCGATCCCGGGGTCCGCGACGCCCACGGCGCGCCCGAGGTGCGCAGGTTCTTCACCGGTGTCACGAACGGCGAGGTCACCGGCGTGGTGTGCACCCCCGACCAGCGCACCATGTTCGTCAACATCCAGCACCCCGGCGAGGGCGGCGGCAGCACCTGGCCGCGGCTGGACGGGATCACCACCCCGAGGTCGGCGACCGTCGTGATCACCAAGGACGACGGCGGGGTGATCGGCTCCTGA
- the pfkB gene encoding 1-phosphofructokinase: MIITLTPNPSVDRTLEISSLTPGGVHRATAEHEEPSGKGVNVSRALTNNDVASLAILPIGGSAGAQLESLLRAERVDFEAIPISEAVRVNISLTEPGGRATKINATGPELSAAELRSLTSALLDRVSEGDWVVASGSLPRGVSSDYYATVGGLVHQAGGCFALDASGQPLLAGLSAGPDVIKPNVEELEEAVGRPIHTLGDAVAAARQLIERGARSAVVSMGRDGALLVDADQVLHASAQAPNPRSTIGAGDALLAGFIAGGGDGETALREAVAWATAAVGMEGSRVPVITEHHRSLVRVSEPAPAYRLHRDGAPALG, encoded by the coding sequence GTGATCATCACCCTGACCCCCAATCCGAGCGTCGACCGCACCCTGGAGATCTCGTCGCTGACTCCCGGCGGCGTCCACCGTGCCACCGCGGAGCACGAGGAGCCCAGCGGCAAGGGCGTCAACGTCAGCCGCGCCCTGACCAACAACGACGTGGCGTCGCTGGCGATCCTACCGATCGGCGGCTCCGCCGGAGCCCAGCTCGAATCGCTGCTGCGCGCCGAACGGGTCGACTTCGAAGCGATCCCGATCTCTGAGGCGGTTCGGGTGAACATCTCCCTCACCGAGCCCGGCGGCCGGGCGACCAAGATCAATGCGACCGGGCCGGAGCTGAGCGCCGCCGAGCTGAGGAGTCTCACCTCGGCGCTGCTGGACCGGGTCAGCGAAGGCGACTGGGTGGTGGCGTCGGGAAGCCTGCCCCGCGGCGTCAGCAGCGACTACTACGCCACGGTGGGCGGGCTGGTTCACCAGGCCGGTGGCTGCTTCGCCCTCGACGCCAGCGGACAGCCGTTGCTCGCAGGCCTCAGCGCGGGACCCGACGTGATCAAGCCGAATGTCGAGGAGCTTGAAGAAGCGGTCGGCCGCCCGATCCACACCCTCGGCGACGCGGTTGCCGCTGCTCGGCAACTGATCGAGCGGGGCGCCCGGTCAGCGGTGGTCAGCATGGGTCGCGACGGGGCGCTGCTGGTCGATGCGGATCAGGTGCTGCACGCGTCGGCGCAGGCGCCGAACCCGCGCAGCACCATCGGCGCCGGTGACGCGCTGCTGGCCGGTTTTATCGCCGGCGGCGGGGACGGTGAGACGGCGCTGCGCGAGGCTGTCGCGTGGGCTACCGCCGCAGTGGGGATGGAAGGAAGCCGGGTACCCGTCATCACGGAGCACCACAGGTCACTCGTGCGCGTCAGCGAGCCCGCGCCTGCCTACCGGCTGCACCGCGACGGCGCCCCGGCCCTCGGCTGA
- a CDS encoding DUF1905 domain-containing protein — MNLEFSGELWFWKGPAPWHFVTVGEPQCHELEAASAIVSYGWGMIPVTARIGRTSWATSLWPKDGRYIVPVKAWVRKAEGLELGDIVTVRLGLGA; from the coding sequence ATGAACCTGGAGTTCAGCGGCGAGCTGTGGTTCTGGAAGGGCCCCGCACCCTGGCACTTCGTCACCGTGGGGGAGCCGCAGTGCCACGAGCTGGAAGCTGCGTCGGCGATCGTGTCCTACGGCTGGGGCATGATCCCGGTCACGGCGCGGATCGGCCGGACCAGCTGGGCGACGTCGCTGTGGCCCAAGGACGGGCGCTACATCGTGCCGGTGAAGGCCTGGGTGCGAAAGGCCGAAGGGCTCGAACTGGGTGACATCGTGACGGTGCGGCTCGGCCTGGGGGCCTGA
- a CDS encoding alpha/beta hydrolase, with translation MSETEHDVAWQPDILGEGYVQQVIDLGADPDGEGDIAAVLVRRDRRATEVSHGAVLYVHGFSDYFFQTELADFFADRGLAFFALDLRKSGRSRRPGQTAHYVSDLARCDAELEAALDIVAGEHPGQPVVVVAHSTGGLITPLWLDRRRQAGRVAPIAGLVLNSPWFDLQGRAVHRGPLTQALRVLGRAQPLRQLRLPTGVYGSTIHTSGTGEWSFDLELKPLEGFPVTVGWVNAVRRGHARLHRGLDIGVPSLVLRSDRTHFSTRYSDISDRADVVLDVRQIARWAGCLGGETTVVPIAGARHDVFLSRAEPRQQAYARLDRWLGEHALMAEFPTRD, from the coding sequence GTGAGCGAGACAGAACACGACGTCGCATGGCAGCCCGACATCCTGGGTGAGGGCTACGTCCAGCAGGTGATCGACCTGGGCGCTGACCCGGACGGCGAGGGTGACATCGCGGCGGTGCTGGTCCGGCGCGACCGGCGTGCCACGGAGGTCTCGCACGGCGCGGTGCTCTACGTGCACGGGTTCTCGGACTACTTCTTCCAGACCGAGCTGGCCGACTTCTTCGCCGACCGCGGGTTGGCGTTCTTCGCCCTGGACCTGCGCAAGTCCGGCCGGTCCCGCCGGCCGGGGCAGACAGCGCATTACGTCTCGGACCTGGCCCGCTGTGACGCCGAGCTCGAGGCGGCGCTGGACATCGTGGCCGGCGAGCACCCCGGGCAGCCGGTCGTGGTCGTCGCGCACTCGACGGGCGGGCTGATCACGCCGCTCTGGCTGGATCGCCGCCGGCAGGCCGGCCGGGTCGCTCCGATCGCCGGGCTCGTCCTCAACAGCCCGTGGTTCGACCTGCAGGGCAGGGCCGTGCACCGTGGCCCGCTGACCCAGGCGCTGCGCGTGCTCGGCCGGGCGCAACCGCTGCGCCAGCTGAGGCTGCCTACCGGCGTGTACGGCTCGACGATCCACACCAGCGGCACCGGTGAGTGGTCCTTCGACCTGGAGCTCAAGCCGCTGGAGGGGTTCCCGGTGACCGTCGGCTGGGTCAACGCGGTTCGCCGTGGTCACGCCCGGCTGCACCGCGGCCTGGACATCGGGGTGCCGTCCCTGGTGTTGCGCTCGGACCGCACGCACTTCTCGACCCGGTACTCCGACATCAGCGACCGGGCTGACGTGGTGCTCGACGTCCGGCAGATCGCGCGCTGGGCCGGTTGCCTGGGCGGCGAGACCACCGTGGTGCCGATCGCCGGGGCGCGGCACGACGTCTTCCTGTCCCGGGCGGAACCGCGGCAGCAGGCCTATGCCCGCCTGGACCGCTGGCTCGGCGAGCACGCGCTGATGGCGGAGTTCCCGACTCGCGATTGA